One Odocoileus virginianus isolate 20LAN1187 ecotype Illinois chromosome 6, Ovbor_1.2, whole genome shotgun sequence DNA segment encodes these proteins:
- the LOC110131088 gene encoding uncharacterized protein, which produces MKYFLKPICVFLTYLVWAFGLILAHSRSWRVWDFDSDIISVVFIGLWEAFYRQKFNVSGVMVELPMYSVINSSWVVSNEILYGQDLMLLANFMMSVALIFSSVALLVSRVKGAYPDFLRLCYRASALLLSLSCACATTTESQLPSFC; this is translated from the exons ATGAAGTACTTCTTAAAACCGATCTGCGTTTTTCTTACTTATCTGGTCTGGGCTTTTGGCTTAATCCTGGCCCACAGCAGATCCTGGCGCGTGTGGGACTTTGACAGCGACATCATTTCCGTCGTGTTCATTGGACTCTGGGAAGCTTTCTACCGGCAAAAATTTAACGTGTCTGGCGTAATGGTTGAGTTACCGATGTACAGCGTGATCAACTCGAGCTGGGTCGTTTCTAATGAAATCTTGTATGGGCAGGACCTGATGCTGCTGGCGAATTTTATGATGTCGGTGGCCCTGATTTTTAGCTCGGTGGCGCTTCTCGTCAGCAGGGTCAAGGGCGCGTACCCCGATTTCCTCCGATTGTGCTACAGGGCGTCTGCGCTGTTGCTCTCCCTCAGCTGCGCCTGTGCCACGACCACA GAATCACAACTTCCATCCTTTTGCTAG